CATTTGATTTGTTAGGAATTTCAATTGGTAATTCTTCAATTTTAAAAACTTTAGCAATGGCAATCCCTTTTGAAGCACCTATCCCTTTTATTTGCATTTTTTTACCTCTTTAAATTTAAAATTTTAATTTATTATAATTATTAATATGACATACTCAAATAAAACTAATGTAAAACGCCCTATTTTATCTGAAAACACTTACTTAACTAAAAGCGAGAAAAATATTTTAAAATTTATAAATAGCTTTGAAAAAAACGAATTTGACTTATCTATAGTTGAATTAGCAAAAATTTCAAAAACATCTGAATCTTCAGTAAGCCGTTTTGTAAAAAAATATGGTTACAAAGACTATCGCTCTTTTATAGCTGCAATAAATATTAAATTATCAAACTTTACAAAAATGTACCCTATAGAATATGATGAAAACAATAATCTAAATCCGTTTACCGTTATTCACTCTTCATATAAGTTTGCAATTGATAATATTAGCACTGAAAATGTAATATATAAATGCAAAAAAGCTTCTAAATTAATTAATAATTCAAATAAAATATTTATTTATGGTTCTGGTTCAAGCCAGAGAATAAGCGCGGACTTGGCCGCTAATTTAATAAAACTTGGTATGTCAGTGGTTTCAAATCCAGATTTTCATATATTTTTCCCTTGTTTGGCTAATGGTAACCATAATGATCTCTTAATTGTTTTTTCTAACAATTTAAAATCAAACGAATCTCATTTCGTTATTAAAAATGCAAATAAGAATAACATAAAGGTTATAGCCATTACTTCAGCACAAGAGAATGAAAACAAGAACAATAATCTAAATGTCAATCTCATGATAAATTATGAAAAAATTCATAATGATTCATTACTTGTCCCTGTTAGTTCAAAGGTCTCTCAAATGCTTATTGGAAATATGCTTTTTGAGGCTTTAATATACAATAATCCGGAAAATTACAATAAACTACAAAAAACTTCTGAGCTTATTGATGAGTGAGCTCAAATTGACAAAAATCACAGCTAATTAAATTTCTAAGATGATTCATTATTTGT
The genomic region above belongs to Mycoplasma tauri and contains:
- a CDS encoding MurR/RpiR family transcriptional regulator — encoded protein: MTYSNKTNVKRPILSENTYLTKSEKNILKFINSFEKNEFDLSIVELAKISKTSESSVSRFVKKYGYKDYRSFIAAINIKLSNFTKMYPIEYDENNNLNPFTVIHSSYKFAIDNISTENVIYKCKKASKLINNSNKIFIYGSGSSQRISADLAANLIKLGMSVVSNPDFHIFFPCLANGNHNDLLIVFSNNLKSNESHFVIKNANKNNIKVIAITSAQENENKNNNLNVNLMINYEKIHNDSLLVPVSSKVSQMLIGNMLFEALIYNNPENYNKLQKTSELIDEWAQIDKNHS